A region of Mammaliicoccus sp. Dog046 DNA encodes the following proteins:
- a CDS encoding cytochrome c biogenesis CcdA family protein — MELTIFVAFGAGILSFVSPCVLPIYPAFISYITGMSYDDLKNKGLNRNAIIHTVIFLIGFSFIYMILGMSIGYISNIFISYQTLIRQIGAIIIIIFGLMILGIFQPQFLMRDRKINFKVRPSGYIGTFLIGMAFAAGWTPCNGPIIAAIGTLAITHSSQAMLYMLMYVLGFSIPFFVLTFFITRLQVIKKYNVAIMKIGGIIMIIMGVLLFFDLLTEITIFFQSLG, encoded by the coding sequence ATGGAGTTAACGATTTTTGTTGCGTTCGGAGCAGGAATATTGAGTTTTGTATCTCCTTGCGTATTACCGATATATCCTGCCTTTATTTCATATATTACAGGTATGAGTTATGATGATTTGAAGAATAAAGGTCTTAATCGTAATGCAATCATACATACAGTCATATTTTTGATTGGGTTTAGCTTTATTTATATGATACTTGGTATGAGTATTGGTTATATTTCTAATATATTTATCAGTTACCAAACGCTTATACGACAAATCGGTGCAATTATAATAATTATATTTGGGTTAATGATATTAGGTATATTCCAACCACAATTTTTAATGAGAGATCGAAAGATTAATTTTAAAGTGAGACCATCAGGTTATATTGGAACGTTCTTAATAGGAATGGCTTTTGCTGCAGGTTGGACACCTTGTAATGGACCGATTATTGCAGCAATTGGAACATTAGCTATCACACATTCTTCCCAAGCGATGTTATACATGTTGATGTACGTCCTTGGATTTAGCATACCGTTCTTTGTATTGACTTTCTTCATCACACGTTTACAAGTCATTAAAAAGTACAATGTTGCTATCATGAAGATTGGTGGTATAATTATGATAATTATGGGAGTTTTATTATTTTTCGATTTATTAACAGAAATAACGATTTTCTTCCAATCATTAGGATAA
- a CDS encoding YneF family protein: MATWLAILLIIVALIGGAALGFFLARKYMMDYLKKNPPINEEMLRMMMMQMGQKPSQKKINQMMTMMNKNMDQKIK; the protein is encoded by the coding sequence ATGGCAACGTGGTTAGCAATTTTATTAATCATCGTGGCATTAATAGGTGGAGCTGCACTAGGATTCTTCCTTGCTCGTAAATATATGATGGATTACTTGAAAAAGAATCCTCCAATTAACGAAGAAATGTTACGTATGATGATGATGCAAATGGGTCAAAAGCCATCTCAGAAGAAAATTAATCAAATGATGACAATGATGAACAAGAATATGGATCAAAAAATCAAATAG
- the tkt gene encoding transketolase, which translates to MFNEKDQLAVDSIRALSIDAIEAANSGHPGLPMGAAPMAYALWTQHLNFNPQSSNYFNRDRFVLSAGHGSALLYSLLHVSGSLELEEVKNFRQWDSKTPGHPEFKHTEGVEVTTGPLGQGFAMSVGMAMAEKHLAGKFNKENYNVVDHYTYVLASDGDLMEGISHEAASLAGHLQLDKLITLYDSNDISLDGELNKSFSEDVKSRFKAYGWSYILVEDGNDLEAIDKAITKAKTLQGPTIIEVKTVIGYGSPNKAGTNGVHGAPLGEEERELSLKAYGLDPSKRFNVPQEVYDVFSQTMLTRANEAEEAWNKLVEDYSKAHPELAEAFKQAVSNELPVDYDKELPVYEPGNSSATRADSGEVIQALSKSVPAFFGGSADLASSNKSNVKGEADFDKNTPEGRNVWYGVREFGMAAAVNGMAVHGGVKPYGATFFVFSDYLKPAVRLSAIMGVPATFVFTHDSIAVGEDGPTHEPVEQLAGLRAIPNLNVIRPADGNETRVAWKVALESKSTPTALVLTRQNLTALDVEESELEEGVRKGGYIVYRSKVEPEYLLIASGSEVSLAVEAAKDIEAQGKGVQVVSLPNWNAFEQQDDAYKASVLPPSITKRVAIEMASSLGWHKYVGLEGKVITIDTFGASAPGDLVVEKYGFTKENVLNQVLSF; encoded by the coding sequence ATGTTTAACGAAAAAGATCAACTTGCAGTAGATTCAATTCGCGCCTTAAGTATTGATGCTATCGAAGCAGCAAACTCAGGCCATCCAGGTTTACCAATGGGCGCTGCACCAATGGCGTATGCATTATGGACGCAACATTTAAATTTCAATCCTCAATCAAGCAACTACTTTAACAGAGATCGTTTTGTATTATCTGCTGGGCACGGTTCAGCATTATTATACAGTTTATTACACGTATCTGGCAGCTTAGAACTTGAAGAAGTGAAGAACTTCAGACAATGGGATTCAAAAACACCAGGACACCCAGAATTCAAACATACTGAAGGTGTTGAAGTTACAACTGGTCCACTTGGTCAAGGTTTTGCAATGAGTGTAGGTATGGCTATGGCTGAAAAGCATTTAGCGGGTAAATTTAATAAAGAAAATTATAATGTAGTTGATCATTATACTTATGTATTAGCAAGTGATGGCGACTTAATGGAAGGTATTTCACATGAAGCTGCTTCATTAGCTGGACATTTACAGTTAGATAAATTAATTACACTTTATGATTCTAATGATATTTCACTTGATGGTGAATTAAATAAATCATTCTCTGAAGATGTGAAATCAAGATTCAAAGCATATGGTTGGAGCTACATTTTAGTTGAAGATGGTAATGACTTAGAAGCAATAGATAAAGCAATTACTAAAGCTAAAACATTACAAGGACCAACAATCATCGAAGTTAAAACGGTAATTGGATATGGTTCTCCTAATAAAGCAGGTACAAATGGTGTTCATGGTGCGCCACTTGGTGAAGAAGAACGTGAATTATCATTGAAAGCATATGGATTAGATCCATCTAAACGCTTTAATGTACCACAAGAAGTTTATGATGTATTTAGCCAAACAATGCTTACACGTGCTAATGAGGCTGAAGAAGCTTGGAACAAATTAGTTGAAGATTATTCTAAAGCACATCCTGAATTAGCTGAAGCATTCAAACAAGCAGTATCAAATGAATTACCTGTCGACTATGATAAAGAATTACCTGTATATGAACCAGGTAATAGCAGTGCAACACGTGCTGACTCAGGTGAAGTGATTCAAGCATTAAGTAAATCAGTACCTGCATTCTTTGGTGGATCAGCAGACTTAGCATCATCAAACAAATCAAATGTTAAAGGTGAAGCTGATTTCGATAAAAATACACCTGAAGGACGTAACGTATGGTATGGCGTTCGTGAATTTGGAATGGCAGCTGCTGTGAATGGTATGGCAGTACATGGTGGTGTTAAACCTTATGGTGCAACATTCTTCGTATTTAGTGATTATTTAAAACCAGCAGTTAGATTATCTGCAATTATGGGTGTACCAGCTACATTCGTATTTACACATGATTCTATCGCTGTCGGTGAAGATGGTCCAACACATGAACCAGTTGAACAATTAGCTGGACTAAGAGCAATTCCTAATTTAAATGTGATTCGTCCTGCAGATGGTAACGAAACAAGAGTAGCATGGAAAGTTGCATTAGAATCTAAATCAACACCAACTGCATTAGTTTTAACTAGACAAAACTTAACTGCTTTAGATGTTGAAGAGTCAGAATTAGAAGAAGGTGTTCGTAAAGGCGGATATATAGTGTACCGTTCAAAAGTTGAACCAGAATACTTATTAATCGCTTCAGGTTCTGAAGTATCATTAGCAGTTGAGGCAGCTAAAGATATAGAAGCACAAGGTAAAGGGGTTCAAGTAGTATCATTACCTAACTGGAATGCTTTCGAACAACAAGATGACGCTTATAAAGCATCAGTATTACCACCATCAATTACAAAACGTGTTGCTATTGAAATGGCTTCTTCACTTGGTTGGCATAAATATGTTGGCCTAGAAGGTAAAGTGATTACAATAGATACATTCGGTGCAAGTGCGCCTGGCGACTTAGTAGTTGAAAAATACGGTTTCACTAAAGAAAATGTATTAAACCAAGTATTAAGCTTCTAA
- a CDS encoding DUF896 domain-containing protein yields the protein MLEKAKIDRINALANKKKSEGLTESEAKEQTKLRAEYLQAFRGNFKSTIENTKVIDPEGNDVTPDKVKEIQKDRNIRK from the coding sequence ATGTTAGAAAAAGCAAAAATTGATAGAATAAATGCGCTAGCAAATAAAAAGAAAAGCGAAGGATTAACTGAGTCTGAAGCTAAAGAACAAACTAAATTACGCGCAGAGTATTTACAAGCTTTTAGAGGAAACTTTAAAAGTACAATTGAAAACACAAAAGTGATTGATCCTGAAGGAAATGATGTAACACCTGATAAAGTTAAAGAAATCCAAAAAGACAGAAACATTCGAAAGTAA
- the sosA gene encoding DNA damage-induced cell division inhibitor SosA — MTITINKTILVYVAVFLLTILIGYLYLAQANDIYNTEQTYEMTDHQIQQHDKHETKQVADSNTLVGTIE; from the coding sequence ATGACAATTACAATAAATAAGACGATTTTAGTCTATGTGGCAGTATTCTTATTGACAATTTTAATTGGATATTTATATTTGGCTCAGGCAAATGACATATATAATACAGAACAGACGTACGAAATGACAGATCATCAAATACAACAACACGATAAACACGAAACGAAACAAGTTGCGGATTCTAATACATTAGTAGGTACAATTGAATAA
- the lexA gene encoding transcriptional repressor LexA, with the protein MKELTKRQSEIYQFIKHIVQTKGYPPSVREIGLAVGLASSSTVHGHLSRLEEKGYIKRDPTKPRAIEITETVGENINQENTIHVPVIGKVTAGIPITAVENVEEYFPLPAHFTSTHNSNIFILDVVGDSMIEAGILDGDKVIVRSQSIAENGDIIVAMTEEDEATVKRFYKEETRYRLQPENSTMEPIYLDNVTVLGKVVGLFREM; encoded by the coding sequence ATGAAAGAATTAACTAAACGTCAATCTGAAATATATCAATTCATCAAACATATAGTACAAACGAAAGGTTATCCACCTAGTGTTCGTGAAATTGGTTTAGCAGTTGGTCTTGCATCAAGTTCAACAGTACATGGTCATCTTTCAAGATTAGAAGAAAAAGGATATATTAAACGTGATCCTACAAAGCCACGTGCAATTGAAATTACAGAAACGGTTGGCGAGAATATAAATCAAGAAAATACCATTCATGTTCCCGTAATTGGTAAAGTAACAGCTGGTATTCCGATTACTGCTGTAGAGAACGTCGAAGAGTACTTCCCATTACCTGCACACTTCACATCAACACATAATAGTAACATTTTCATATTAGATGTTGTCGGAGATAGTATGATAGAAGCCGGTATTTTAGATGGAGACAAAGTAATCGTGCGTAGTCAATCCATTGCCGAGAATGGTGATATCATCGTAGCAATGACTGAAGAAGATGAAGCAACTGTTAAACGTTTTTATAAAGAAGAAACAAGATATAGATTACAACCTGAGAATAGTACAATGGAACCAATATATTTAGATAACGTTACTGTACTTGGTAAAGTTGTTGGGCTATTTAGAGAGATGTAA
- a CDS encoding CAP-associated domain-containing protein, which yields MRKVYYLFILLLLITLIVPVPDSDLSRQLQQKVINIQHELLNEQTVKNVELKTPNDQEFAINNIQINQTKSDVEKHLGKPKRVTVNEYNEKWHTYHNQYHEFVMVSYDHGRVSGLYTNQDLITSQKGITSKMDKTKVRSILGKPVSEIQKDKVKLIQNDQDYDVFKFDNIYTTIFYDKYENNQIKGIMQIAANTENKRTNQYRPASKDYERALELQNYDLVNAERVNFDLPTLTYNGGVSQTARKHSQDMVENDYFDHTNKQGLSPFDRLDQDGFNYIAAGENLAFGQISSVYAHHGLMNSMGHRENILNKDYKELGVGVDIGEDLQPYWTENYITQQ from the coding sequence TTGAGAAAAGTATATTACCTGTTTATATTATTGTTACTGATCACGCTCATCGTACCTGTTCCAGATTCTGACTTGTCTAGACAACTACAACAGAAAGTTATAAACATTCAACATGAATTGTTAAATGAACAAACTGTTAAAAATGTTGAATTAAAGACACCGAATGACCAAGAATTTGCGATTAATAATATTCAAATCAATCAAACAAAAAGTGATGTTGAAAAGCATCTTGGTAAGCCAAAACGCGTAACAGTCAATGAATATAATGAAAAATGGCATACGTATCATAACCAATACCACGAATTTGTAATGGTGAGTTATGATCATGGAAGAGTATCGGGACTATATACAAATCAAGATTTAATCACTTCACAAAAAGGTATTACAAGTAAAATGGACAAAACAAAAGTTCGATCCATTCTTGGAAAGCCTGTTAGTGAAATACAAAAAGATAAAGTAAAACTTATTCAAAATGATCAAGACTATGATGTGTTTAAATTTGATAATATTTATACAACCATTTTTTATGATAAATATGAAAATAATCAAATTAAAGGAATTATGCAAATTGCTGCGAATACTGAGAACAAACGTACAAATCAGTATCGTCCGGCATCTAAAGACTATGAACGTGCTTTAGAATTGCAAAATTATGATCTTGTAAATGCAGAACGGGTTAATTTTGATTTGCCGACACTGACTTATAATGGTGGTGTAAGTCAAACTGCTAGAAAACATAGTCAAGATATGGTCGAAAATGATTATTTTGATCATACGAATAAGCAAGGCTTATCTCCATTTGATAGATTAGACCAAGATGGATTTAATTATATAGCTGCAGGAGAGAATTTGGCTTTTGGTCAAATTAGTAGTGTATATGCACATCATGGACTGATGAATTCAATGGGACACAGAGAAAACATTTTAAATAAAGATTATAAAGAATTAGGTGTAGGCGTCGATATCGGAGAAGATTTACAACCGTATTGGACTGAGAACTACATTACACAACAATAG
- the guaC gene encoding GMP reductase: protein MKIFDYEDVQLIPNKCIVESRSECDTSVKFGPKTFKLPVVPANMQTVMNEELTEWFASNEYFYIMHRFDEEARIPFIKKMQSQNLFASISVGVKDNEYTFIEQLSNEGLIPEYVTIDIAHGHSEQVIRMIKHIKQHIPETFVIAGNVGTPEGVRELENAGADATKVGIGPGRVCITKIKTGFGTGGWQLAAINACSKAARKPMIADGGIRTNGDIAKSIRFGASMVMVGSLFAAHEESPGETVELEGKLYKEYFGSASEFQKGERKNVEGKKMFVEHKGSLKDTLIEIQQDLQSSISYAGGTDLHSITKVDYVIVRNSIFNGDRD from the coding sequence ATGAAAATTTTTGATTATGAAGATGTACAATTAATTCCAAATAAATGTATTGTTGAAAGTAGATCTGAATGTGATACGTCTGTAAAATTCGGACCAAAAACGTTTAAACTACCTGTTGTACCTGCTAACATGCAAACAGTTATGAATGAAGAATTAACTGAGTGGTTTGCTAGTAATGAATATTTTTATATTATGCATCGATTTGATGAAGAAGCTCGTATACCATTTATTAAAAAAATGCAAAGTCAAAACTTATTTGCTTCAATATCAGTTGGTGTAAAAGACAATGAATATACTTTTATAGAACAACTTTCAAATGAAGGTTTAATTCCTGAATATGTAACAATTGATATTGCACACGGACATTCTGAACAAGTAATTAGAATGATTAAACATATTAAACAACATATACCAGAAACATTTGTTATTGCTGGTAATGTAGGTACGCCTGAAGGTGTGCGTGAATTAGAAAACGCTGGTGCAGATGCTACTAAAGTAGGAATTGGACCTGGTAGAGTGTGTATCACTAAAATCAAAACAGGATTTGGTACAGGTGGTTGGCAATTAGCTGCAATTAATGCTTGTAGCAAAGCAGCTAGAAAGCCAATGATTGCTGATGGTGGTATTAGAACAAATGGCGACATTGCAAAATCAATTAGATTTGGTGCAAGTATGGTAATGGTAGGTTCATTATTTGCTGCACATGAAGAATCACCAGGTGAAACAGTTGAATTAGAAGGTAAACTTTATAAAGAATATTTCGGAAGCGCGTCAGAATTCCAAAAAGGCGAACGTAAAAATGTTGAAGGTAAAAAAATGTTTGTTGAACATAAAGGATCTTTAAAAGATACTTTAATTGAAATTCAACAAGATTTACAAAGTTCTATCTCATATGCAGGTGGAACAGATTTACATTCAATAACTAAAGTAGATTACGTCATTGTAAGAAATTCTATATTTAATGGTGACCGTGATTAA
- a CDS encoding metal ABC transporter solute-binding protein, Zn/Mn family — translation MKKSFKLTGILMASMIVISGCGNQSSKNDKLKIYATNYPYESFVEQIGGKYVDVDSIYPSGTDLHNYEPTQKEMVNVAKSDLFIYSSDELDPVAKKISSTIKSDDHKLETLSKLKQSTLLEHHHDEDESHEHESETESHHDPHIWLDPIVNKEAAKSIKNKLISKDAKHKETYEQNYKKLIKDIDGIDHDLKQITAHPKRDNVFISHDSLGYLAQRYHFKQTSVTGMNNEEPSQKEILNIIKEINKTKQPYILYEQNVSSKITDIIKKDTKSKPLKFHNLEVLTKDEEKEKNISYQSLMKENIKSLDQALNK, via the coding sequence ATGAAGAAATCTTTTAAATTAACAGGTATATTGATGGCTTCTATGATTGTAATTTCAGGTTGTGGTAACCAATCATCTAAAAATGATAAATTAAAAATATATGCAACAAATTATCCATATGAAAGCTTTGTTGAACAAATAGGTGGAAAATATGTCGATGTAGATTCGATTTATCCGAGTGGTACAGACTTACATAATTATGAACCGACACAAAAAGAAATGGTGAACGTCGCTAAAAGTGATTTGTTTATTTATTCTTCGGATGAATTAGATCCAGTAGCTAAAAAAATTAGTTCTACTATTAAAAGTGATGATCATAAGTTAGAAACACTGTCAAAATTAAAACAGTCAACATTATTAGAACACCATCACGATGAAGATGAGTCACATGAACACGAATCCGAAACAGAAAGTCATCATGACCCACATATATGGTTAGATCCTATCGTGAATAAAGAAGCGGCTAAATCTATTAAAAATAAATTAATATCTAAAGATGCTAAACATAAAGAAACGTATGAACAGAATTATAAAAAGCTAATCAAAGACATTGATGGTATAGATCATGATCTTAAACAAATTACCGCTCATCCAAAAAGAGATAATGTATTTATTTCACATGATTCGTTAGGATATTTGGCACAAAGATATCATTTTAAACAAACGAGTGTTACAGGAATGAATAACGAAGAACCAAGTCAGAAAGAAATTTTAAATATCATTAAAGAGATTAATAAAACGAAACAACCCTATATATTATATGAACAAAATGTAAGTTCTAAAATCACAGATATTATTAAAAAAGATACGAAAAGTAAACCGCTCAAATTTCATAATTTAGAAGTGTTAACAAAAGATGAAGAAAAAGAAAAAAATATTAGTTATCAATCTTTAATGAAGGAAAATATAAAATCGCTTGACCAAGCTTTGAATAAATAA
- the rpmG gene encoding 50S ribosomal protein L33, translated as MRVNITLACTESGDRNYITTKNKRTNPERIEMKKYSPRLGRHTLHRETK; from the coding sequence ATGCGTGTAAATATTACTTTGGCATGTACAGAATCTGGCGACAGAAACTATATAACAACAAAAAACAAACGCACGAATCCTGAGCGTATTGAAATGAAGAAATATAGCCCTCGTCTAGGTCGCCATACGCTACATCGTGAAACGAAATAA